A window of Polaromonas hydrogenivorans contains these coding sequences:
- a CDS encoding ABC transporter ATP-binding protein yields MPSTPILQIDDIEVVYEQVILALRGVSLTVRAGQIVALLGANGAGKSTTLKAVSHLIRAERGDLTRGRILYRGEDIGQHDPDALVAGGLVQVLEGRHCFAHLTVEENLLIGAFVRKVSRRAMQADLERIYGYFPRLKLRRKSLAGYTSGGEQQMVAIGRALMAKPRLVLLDEPSMGLAPQIVEEIFDIIARLNRDEGVSFLLAEQNISIALRYAQYAYVLESGRVVSQGPAQVLAQRGDMHDFYLGGQRAVATA; encoded by the coding sequence ATGCCCAGCACTCCCATTTTGCAGATCGACGACATCGAGGTCGTCTATGAGCAGGTCATTCTGGCCTTGCGCGGTGTTTCGCTCACGGTCCGGGCCGGCCAGATCGTCGCGCTGCTGGGCGCCAACGGCGCGGGCAAAAGCACCACCCTCAAAGCCGTTTCACACCTGATCCGCGCCGAACGCGGCGACCTGACACGCGGGCGGATTCTGTACCGGGGCGAGGACATCGGCCAGCATGACCCGGACGCGCTGGTGGCCGGCGGGCTGGTGCAGGTGCTCGAAGGGCGGCACTGCTTTGCCCACCTGACGGTGGAAGAAAACCTGCTGATCGGCGCGTTCGTGCGCAAGGTCTCGCGGCGTGCGATGCAGGCGGACCTGGAGCGCATCTACGGCTATTTTCCGCGCCTCAAGCTCAGGCGCAAAAGCCTGGCCGGCTACACCTCGGGCGGCGAACAGCAGATGGTGGCCATCGGCCGGGCGCTGATGGCCAAGCCGCGCCTGGTGCTGCTCGATGAACCGTCGATGGGCCTGGCGCCGCAGATCGTCGAGGAAATCTTCGACATCATCGCCCGGCTCAACCGCGACGAGGGCGTGAGTTTTCTACTGGCCGAGCAGAACATCAGCATTGCGCTGCGCTACGCGCAGTACGCCTATGTGCTGGAAAGCGGGCGCGTCGTCAGCCAAGGCCCGGCGCAGGTGTTGGCGCAGCGGGGGGACATGCATGACTTTTACCTGGGTGGGCAGCGCGCCGTTGCCACGGCTTGA
- a CDS encoding SfnB family sulfur acquisition oxidoreductase codes for MTATATLERPRVNSLAPFAPRPRPVQAAHIIRSDAEAIEIAHRLAARFAPESALRDREGFLPIDEIDAYSQSGLWGLNVPKAYGGPGVSYATLAEVVAIISAADSSIAQISQNHFVLVAHVGLDASEAQKRELFGLVLQGHRFGNAFSELNSRNVAAFETKVVVHGDEVEVSGQKFYTTGALLSHIVPIVAVNEAGKGYIVFADRDTPGLTVINDWSGFGQRTTASGSVKIERVRVPQSRVVPIDAFDHPTAAGPISQIIQAAIDAGIARGALADSIDFIRTKSRPWIDSGKETAGEDPFTIAAIGDLQIRLHAAEALLERAGRLVDAALANATEAGVAAATVGTAEAKVLTTQVAIEVTNRLFELAGTRSALTVHNLDRHWRNARIHTLHDPVRWKFFHIGNYYLNGVNPPRHPWN; via the coding sequence ATGACTGCCACCGCCACCCTGGAACGCCCACGCGTCAACTCTCTCGCGCCTTTCGCGCCGCGCCCCCGCCCTGTGCAGGCGGCCCATATCATCCGCAGCGACGCCGAGGCGATTGAGATTGCCCACCGCCTGGCCGCCCGCTTTGCCCCCGAATCGGCGCTGCGCGACCGCGAAGGCTTCTTGCCGATTGACGAGATCGACGCCTACTCGCAAAGCGGCCTGTGGGGCCTGAACGTGCCCAAGGCTTATGGCGGCCCCGGCGTGTCCTACGCCACGCTGGCCGAAGTCGTCGCCATCATTTCGGCAGCCGATTCGAGCATTGCCCAGATCAGCCAGAACCATTTCGTGCTTGTCGCCCATGTCGGCCTGGACGCCAGCGAGGCGCAAAAGCGCGAGCTGTTCGGCTTGGTGCTCCAGGGGCACCGCTTCGGCAACGCCTTTTCCGAACTGAACAGCCGCAACGTGGCCGCTTTTGAAACGAAAGTGGTGGTGCACGGCGACGAGGTGGAAGTCAGCGGCCAGAAGTTCTACACCACCGGGGCGCTGCTCTCGCACATCGTTCCCATCGTCGCCGTGAATGAAGCTGGCAAGGGCTACATCGTCTTTGCCGACCGCGACACGCCCGGCCTCACCGTGATCAACGACTGGTCGGGCTTTGGCCAGCGCACCACCGCCTCGGGCTCGGTGAAGATCGAGCGGGTGCGCGTGCCCCAAAGCCGCGTCGTGCCGATTGACGCCTTCGACCACCCGACGGCCGCCGGGCCGATTTCGCAGATCATCCAGGCCGCGATTGACGCCGGCATCGCACGCGGCGCGCTGGCCGACTCGATTGACTTCATCCGCACCAAGAGCCGCCCGTGGATCGACAGCGGCAAGGAAACCGCTGGCGAAGACCCGTTCACCATCGCCGCCATCGGCGACCTGCAGATCAGGCTGCACGCCGCCGAGGCGCTGCTGGAGCGCGCCGGCCGCCTCGTCGATGCGGCGCTGGCGAATGCGACTGAAGCCGGGGTAGCCGCCGCCACGGTCGGCACGGCCGAAGCAAAGGTGCTGACCACGCAGGTAGCGATTGAAGTGACCAACCGCCTGTTCGAGCTGGCCGGCACGCGTTCCGCGCTGACGGTTCACAACCTCGACCGCCACTGGCGCAACGCCCGCATCCACACCCTGCACGACCCGGTGCGCTGGAAGTTTTTCCACATCGGCAACTATTACCTGAACGGCGTGAACCCGCCGCGCCATCCGTGGAACTGA
- a CDS encoding acyl-CoA dehydrogenase family protein has protein sequence MSHNSILFNLSIGTDYERLASRFRPIFSRIAEGAVERERSRSLPYEPIKWLKEAGFGAVRVPVAHGGAGASVPQLFRLLIELAEADSNVPQSLRGHFAFVEDRLNAPPSPERDIWFQRFVAGELVGNAWTEIGSVKMGDAITQVTPAEEGGWRLNGTKFYSTGSIFADWIDVYAKRTDTGGDVIAVVSTRQDGVTLSDDWDGFGQRTTGSGTSVFVNAQVEAVNVIDFATRFKYQTAFYQLVLNAVLAGTARAVERDAAREVRERTRIFSHGNASSVAQDVQIQQVIGRISAQAYAAEAVAIRAAEPAQRAYETRFGGNDEAEHQANIDAEIESAKAQVVLADLVLRAASDLFNALGASAAREAKALDRHWRNARTVATHNPLIYKEKIIGDWVINGTEPPYVWQIGAGTPGK, from the coding sequence ATGAGCCACAACTCGATCCTCTTCAACCTGTCCATCGGCACCGACTACGAACGGCTGGCCAGCCGCTTTCGCCCCATTTTTTCGCGCATCGCTGAAGGCGCGGTCGAGCGCGAGCGTTCGCGAAGCCTGCCTTACGAGCCCATCAAGTGGCTCAAGGAAGCCGGCTTTGGCGCGGTGCGCGTTCCGGTCGCCCACGGCGGCGCGGGCGCTTCGGTGCCGCAGCTGTTTCGCCTGCTGATCGAACTGGCCGAAGCCGATTCCAATGTGCCGCAGTCGCTGCGCGGCCATTTCGCCTTTGTCGAGGACCGCCTGAACGCCCCGCCCAGCCCCGAGCGCGACATCTGGTTCCAGCGCTTTGTCGCCGGTGAGCTGGTGGGCAATGCCTGGACCGAAATCGGCAGCGTCAAGATGGGTGACGCCATCACCCAGGTCACTCCGGCAGAGGAGGGCGGCTGGCGGCTCAACGGCACCAAGTTCTACAGCACCGGCAGCATTTTTGCCGACTGGATCGACGTGTACGCCAAGCGCACCGACACCGGCGGCGATGTGATTGCCGTGGTCAGCACGCGCCAGGACGGCGTGACGCTGAGCGACGACTGGGACGGCTTTGGCCAGCGCACCACCGGCAGCGGCACCTCGGTCTTTGTCAATGCCCAGGTCGAGGCGGTGAACGTCATCGACTTCGCCACCCGCTTCAAATACCAGACGGCGTTTTACCAGCTGGTGCTGAACGCCGTGCTGGCTGGCACCGCCAGGGCGGTGGAGCGCGATGCGGCGCGCGAAGTGCGCGAGCGCACCCGTATCTTCAGCCACGGCAACGCCTCCAGCGTGGCCCAGGATGTGCAGATTCAGCAGGTGATCGGTCGGATTTCGGCGCAGGCCTACGCGGCCGAGGCCGTCGCCATCCGGGCCGCCGAACCGGCGCAGCGCGCCTACGAGACCCGGTTTGGCGGCAACGACGAGGCCGAGCACCAGGCCAACATCGACGCTGAAATCGAGTCCGCCAAGGCGCAGGTGGTGCTGGCCGACCTGGTGCTGCGCGCCGCCTCCGACCTGTTCAACGCGCTGGGCGCCTCGGCCGCCCGCGAAGCCAAGGCGCTGGACCGCCACTGGCGCAATGCGCGCACCGTGGCCACCCACAACCCGCTGATCTACAAGGAAAAAATCATCGGCGACTGGGTGATCAACGGCACCGAACCGCCTTATGTCTGGCAGATCGGCGCGGGCACGCCGGGCAAGTAA